A segment of the Entomomonas moraniae genome:
TCTGGCTAGAATCAATATTTAGAGAAGCACACACATCAGCAGCAATAAACCAAGGCTCACTCTCAACTATAACAACCCTTACTTGGTCGCTGTTAAAATTGTAGTTAATTAAGTTACTCATGGCTAAATCCTCCCTTAACTACAGAATCTCCTAAATCATTACCGCAATCATCCAAGTTATTACTGATTAACTGAATAGCACTAATTAATCCACCTAAAACATTACTGTTAAAACTTTCGTTATCACAATCTTTATTACATAGGTCAGCTTCTAATACATCGCCTATCGCTCTTATGGCATAAGCTGACTTATTAACTATCTTAGCTACTCTGCTAGCTTCATAAGCTAAACCCCAAGCATCTTGCTTAGGTTGATTATTTTGTTGTGTTGCTGTACTATTTGACATTGACTTATCTCCGCAAGATATAAGTTTTAGATTAGAGGCTTTAGGTGTTAGCGCACTTGAAGCCTTTTTTATTTGTCCATTCATATTAAGATGCCTCAGCCAAGGCTAGTCTAATAGCTTCCAATCCTTTATCGTTATACATAAAATTAGGCACTTGTTTTGCTGAATATTTAGATTTAGTTAAAATATTCTCGCCATTCTCTTGTGTTTTAATTCCTAAGGAATTAGCAATACGCCCTACTTTGTTAGCGCTAATATTAAGAATTTTTCCAATATCTTCTGCGGTATATAACTTCTGCTCTAACTTTGGTAATGGAATTATTTCAGCCCCTGCAATTGGATTGACTAAACCTGCATAGATGACTTGCTTTGATTTTTCGCTAAGACTTGGAAACATTAAACAGATATCTTTAGCTGATTCAGTAGCCATTTTTAATGCTCTAGCTTGTCTGAATTGAACTAAGCCTGAATTATCAGTTTTAATTTGCTTGCTTTCGCCTAAAACGATCTTTTCACACTCAATAAAATACTTTCTAGCTAGTCTACCCTTCTCATTTCTTTCTACCATAGATAATTCTTTCGCCATATCTATAGTGATGTGATATTCAACGCTTGGGCGACCACCTGTAGGTTTTGCTCTTTTTTGAGCGAAACTTAAATAATCAGTATTTTCAATGAATCCATACTCAGAAATACGACGGGCAATCCAATCTTTAAATTGAGTTTCGACTTCTAAAAATTCATACAATGTTCTAGCATTTACAGTTTTAACTAATTCATTATTAATTTTCGATTGCTCAATCTTGATTAATTCATTCATTACCATTCCCCTCAGCTTTTTTATTAACCCAGCTTTCCAAATCAATAAATCTAATCAATCTACGGCGACCATTCTTGAATGAATTAAGCTCGCCACTGTTTATAGCATCATAAATAGCATTACGTGTTACCCCTACTAACTCACCAGCCTGTTTAGGGCTAATTGAGATAGGTTTAATTTGTGTTACTATAGACATACTTTGTTTTCTCCTTAAAAGATTACATTACTAAACACAACCAAAAACATGTAAGCATAATAATTGTAAGTAACATTTAATGCAAGCATATTTTTTGTATACCTATGGTTTTTTATTATGGCTAATAGATCAAAAAAAGTTGTCTTGTCCGCTAGAGTTCCCTCTTATCTAAAGGCAGGGATTGATATAACCTCTACATGCTTAAACAAAAGCACGGTATCAATTATTGAAGAGCAACTTGAAGATCTCATTGATACTACCTCTATCACCTTTCCTGTTGTTCTCTCTAGTGAAAGATTTGCCCGTAGAGAAAGACTTAGCATACGCAAACTAATGAGCTATATATGGAATGACGATGAAATTATTTTTAAACTCAGAATAGGCATAATTGGAGATCATATTGCTGGCTCTATTTTAAGTAGAGTTGCAGACTGGGCATGCAACGACCTATTCAAAGGAGAATATCCTTTATTTGGAGACTTAAATGGTCACCTAACTCAAAATCCAGAAGAATTTGATGTTATTGAAAAACATATAGACTTGGAAAAGGTCAGAGCAGAGTGGGATACTCTAAATGCATACATGGAATTTTTAGAAAAAAATAAACCTCTAAACCCAAGTTATGAGCAATACAAAAAAATGCTTAACAACTCTTAACCTATAAAAACTCACACCCAAATAAAAACCCTCACTAGGAGGGTTTATATGTACTAAGCTGCTTTTTACCAATCGCGCTGACGAGTAGCTTCTTCTGAATCTATATCAATATCAAAGTATTTTAAAATACAGAAGATTGTTTCACATATACTTTCACGGGCAACCGTTTCAATCTCACTACCGTTTTCCCAAAACTCGTCTTGTAAACTA
Coding sequences within it:
- a CDS encoding antA/AntB antirepressor family protein, with the protein product MNELIKIEQSKINNELVKTVNARTLYEFLEVETQFKDWIARRISEYGFIENTDYLSFAQKRAKPTGGRPSVEYHITIDMAKELSMVERNEKGRLARKYFIECEKIVLGESKQIKTDNSGLVQFRQARALKMATESAKDICLMFPSLSEKSKQVIYAGLVNPIAGAEIIPLPKLEQKLYTAEDIGKILNISANKVGRIANSLGIKTQENGENILTKSKYSAKQVPNFMYNDKGLEAIRLALAEAS
- a CDS encoding helix-turn-helix domain-containing protein produces the protein MSIVTQIKPISISPKQAGELVGVTRNAIYDAINSGELNSFKNGRRRLIRFIDLESWVNKKAEGNGNE